From the genome of Eucalyptus grandis isolate ANBG69807.140 chromosome 2, ASM1654582v1, whole genome shotgun sequence, one region includes:
- the LOC104426563 gene encoding transmembrane protein 184A: protein MAESVPIYFSIIAFFCTVGAIALAILHIYRHLINYTEPIYQRYIVRIIFMVPVYALMSFLSLVLPGSSIYFNSFREVYEAWVIYNFLSLCLAWVGGPGAVVLSLSGRVLKPSLFLMTCCFPPLPLDGRFIRRCKQGCLQFVILKPILVVVTLVLYAQGKYHDGNFDPRQSYLYLTIIYTVSYTMALYALALFYVACRDLLQPFNPVPKFIIIKSVVFLTYWQGVLVFLAAKSGLIKNAEEAARFQDFIICVEMLIAAIGHLYAFPYREYAGANISGSNSFMGNLGHALKLTDFYHDTVHQFAPTYHEYVLYNHSEGEEGAKKYRSRTFVPTGQEMDTVRRNKHVLGNKMDELQLSSSSGESTPRNHPSVPDSTNSEAMNAQSSPLVDLSVSSSTPYDMTLIDLDMSNYPAEVPAANDGQKR, encoded by the exons ATGGCCGAGTCGGTGCCGATTTACTTCAGCATCATCGCATTCTTTTGCACAGTGGGGGCCATTGCTTTGGCCATTCTTCACATCTACAGGCACCTAATTAACTATACAGAGCCCATCTACCAGAGATATATTGTCCGGATCATCTTTATGGTTCCC GTATATGCTTTGATGTCCTTCTTGTCTCTGGTTTTACCTGGGAGTTCAATATATTTCAACTCCTTTCGGGAAGT ATATGAAGCCTGGGTTATTTACAACTTTCTGTCTCTGTGCCTTGCATGGGTTGGTGGGCCAGGAGCTGTGGTTCTGAGCTTAAGTGGTCGTGTTCTCAAACCGTCCTTGTTTTTAATGACATGCTGTTTTCCTCCCTTGCCACTGGATGG ACGTTTCATACGTAGATGCAAGCAAGGATGCTTACAGTTTGTAATACTGAAGCCCATTTTGGTTGTTGTTACCCTTGTCCTCTATGCTCAAGGAAAATATCATGATGGAAATTTTGATCCTCGACAATCATACCTGTATCTCACTATCATCTACACTGTATCATACACGATGGCTCTTTATGCTTTGGCACTGTTTTACGTGGCATGTAGAGATCTACTCCAGCCATTCAATCCTGTTCCGAAGTTTATCATCATCAAGTCTGTTGTCTTTTTAACTTATTGGCAG GGTGTCTTGGTTTTTCTTGCTGCAAAGTCAGGCCTTATAAAAAATGCAGAGGAAGCTGCTCGGTTTCAGGATTTTATAATATGTGTTGAGATGCTAATTGCTGCCATTGGTCACCTTTATGCTTTTCCATACAGAGAGTATGCAGGTGCAAATATCAGCGGCTCTAATAGTTTCATGGGGAACCTTGGCCATGCTTTGAAATTAACTGATTTTTACCATGACACCGTCCACCAG TTTGCGCCAACATATCATGAATATGTCCTTTATAATCATAGCGAGGGTGAAGAGGGCGCGAAGAAGTATCGATCACGCACATTTGTGCCAACAGGCCAGGAAATGGATACTGTAAGAAGAAACAAACATGTGCTTggaaacaagatggatgaacTGCAGCTCTCAAGTTCTTCTGGTGAAAGCACGCCCAGGAATCACCCCTCTGTGCCTGATTCAACAAATTCCGAAGCCATGAATGCACAATCTTCCCCTCTTGTTGACCTCTCAGTCTCGTCATCTACACCATACGACATGACACTTATCGATTTAGACATGTCTAACTATCCAGCTGAAGTTCCAGCAGCTAATGATGGGCAGAAAAGGTGA
- the LOC104431783 gene encoding germin-like protein 5-1, with protein sequence MEIGPRMVATVVTVMSFAIFLGVVSADPDMLQDVRVADLASKVKVNGFPCKADFNETDFFFNGLAKPGLTNNTLGSLVTGANVEKIPGLNTLGVSMSRIDYAPFGLNPPHTHPRATEMVFVLYGELHVGFITTANVLVAKTIKAGEIFVFPRGLVHFQRNVQHAPAAVIAAFNSQLPGTQAIATALFAAKPTVPNDVLAKAFQIDAKEVKMIKAKLAPKS encoded by the exons ATGGAGATCGGTCCAAGAATGGTGGCTACTGTTGTTACAGTCATGAGCTTCGCCATCTTCCTGGGCGTCGTTTCTGCTGATCCTGACATGCTCCAAGATGTCCGTGTCGCCGATCTCGCTTCCA AAGTGAAAGTCAATGGATTTCCTTGCAAAGCGGATTTCAACGAAACGGACTTCTTCTTCAACGGCCTGGCCAAACCTGGACTCACCAACAACACCTTAGGCTCTCTAGTGACTGGGGCCAATGTTGAAAAGATACCAGGCCTCAACACCCTCGGCGTGTCCATGTCCCGCATCGACTATGCTCCTTTCGGCCTCAACCCACCCCACACCCACCCACGAGCCACCGAGATGGTGTTTGTGCTATATGGGGAGCTACACGTTGGGTTCATAACCACTGCTAACGTCCTCGTTGCTAAGACCATTAAGGCAGGCGAGATCTTTGTGTTCCCTAGGGGTTTGGTCCACTTCCAAAGGAATGTCCAGCATGCCCCCGCGGCCGTCATCGCAGCATTCAACAGCCAATTGCCAGGGACTCAAGCCATCGCGACTGCACTGTTTGCGGCCAAGCCCACGGTGCCTAACGACGTGTTGGCCAAAGCATTCCAAATTGATGCCAAGGAGGTCAAGATGATCAAGGCTAAGCTTGCCCCCAAGAGCTAG
- the LOC104426533 gene encoding pentatricopeptide repeat-containing protein At3g56550 codes for MSTAQTVLALLQGCNTLRRLKAIHARVFVHGLQSDPSISAKLLHFCAVSVSGCLAYARTLFDRIQCPQTHDWSSIIRGFAVGASPREALLYYNGMLGSPFSCADSHSISFALKACERVGNEQKCREMHGTVIRSGYEMDVMVCTNLMRCYVGNGLVEVAQKVFEGMSERDLVSWNSMISCYSRAGLHHEALGLYRQMRKENVGVDGFTLVGLLSCCVHVGALNMGVELHRRASREGFLGNIYVANALIDLYGKCGDLARALFVFNGMPKRDVFTWNSMITAYGVNGCADEAVLLFRQMLREGVQPSSITFLGLLLGCSHRGLLDKGVELFHMMSSKFNLKPEVKHYGCMVDLYGRAGKLEKALEIIGTSPFLVDPVIWRTLLGSCKIHQNVRIGEIAIKNLVQLGACNAGDCILLATIYAECNDKQGVARMRRLIKSQGIRTTPGWSWIEIGNRVHRFFVDDQSHPDRDEIYRKLEEVIYRASLAGYVNSKFQVIMPDLTCEGHLESSSKYHSEKLAITFGLAGTPDGTNIRIVKNLRICRDCHSFAKFVSQAFSREIIVRDRVRFHHFKGGVCSCKEYW; via the coding sequence ATGTCAACCGCGCAAACCGTCCTCGCCCTCCTGCAAGGATGCAACACCCTCAGGAGGCTCAAGGCCATCCACGCCCGGGTCTTCGTCCACGGCCTCCAGAGCGACCCCTCCATCTCGGCCAAGCTCCTCCACTTCTGCGCCGTCTCTGTCTCGGGTTGCTTGGCCTATGCCCGGACTCTGTTCGACCGCATCCAATGCCCGCAGACCCACGATTGGAGCTCCATCATCAGAGGCTTTGCTGTCGGCGCATCCCCTCGGGAGGCCCTTCTTTACTACAACGGCATGCTCGGGTCTCCCTTTTCTTGCGCCGATAGCCACTCTATCTCGTTCGCGCTCAAGGCGTGTGAGAGAGTTGGGAATGAACAGAAGTGTAGAGAGATGCACGGCACCGTGATTCGATCTGGGTATGAGATGGATGTCATGGTTTGCACGAACCTGATGAGGTGTTACGTGGGGAATGGGTTGGTTGAGGTCGCGCAGAAGGTGTTTGAAGGTATGTCTGAGAGGGACTTGGTTTCTTGGAATTCCATGATCTCCTGTTACTCTCGGGCTGGTCTGCACCATGAGGCATTGGGGTTGTACCGTCAGATGAGGAAAGAGAACGTAGGTGTCGATGGCTTCACTTTGGTGGGATTGCTCTCGTGCTGTGTTCACGTGGGGGCATTAAATATGGGAGTTGAATTGCATAGGAGAGCTAGCCGAGAGGGATTTTTGGGGAACATTTATGTTGCAAATGCTCTTATCGACCTGTATGGGAAATGTGGTGACTTGGCCAGGGCTCTTTTTGTCTTTAATGGGATGCCGAAACGGGATGTTTTCACGTGGAATTCCATGATCACCGCGTATGGAGTGAATGGGTGTGCGGATGAAGCTGTCTTATTATTCAGGCAGATGTTGAGAGAAGGTGTGCAGCCAAGCTCCATCACCTTCCTAGGACTGTTGTTGGGCTGTAGCCACCGAGGCCTATTGGACAAGGGTGTTGAGCTTTTCCACATGATGAGCTCTAAGTTCAACTTAAAGCCAGAAGTTAAGCATTATGGATGCATGGTTGATCTGTATGGACGTGCTGGGAAGCTTGAAAAGGCGCTAGAAATCATAGGAACCTCTCCTTTTCTGGTTGATCCTGTCATTTGGCGAACTCTTCTAGGTTCTTGCAAGATCCACCAAAATGTGCGCATAGGGGAGATTGCCATTAAGAATCTGGTCCAGCTTGGAGCATGTAATGCAGGGGACTGTATACTTCTTGCTACAATATATGCCGAATGCAATGACAAGCAAGGTGTTGCAAGAATGAGAAGGTTAATCAAAAGCCAAGGAATTAGGACGACTCCTGGTTGGAGCTGGATTGAAATTGGCAACCGGGTTCATAGATTCTTTGTGGATGATCAGTCACATCCTGATCGAGACGAAATCTATCGTAAGCTAGAGGAAGTAATTTACAGGGCCAGTTTGGCTGGTTATGTGAATAGTAAGTTTCAAGTGATCATGCCTGACTTGACATGTGAAGGGCATCTGGAGTCCTCCAGTAAGTATCACAGCGAGAAACTGGCAATTACTTTTGGACTGGCGGGAACTCCTGATGGAACTAACATCCGGATAGTGAAGAATCTGAGGATATGCAGAGACTGCCACTCATTTGCAAAGTTTGTTTCACAAGCATTTAGTCGAGAAATTATTGTAAGGGATCGAGTTAGATTTCACCATTTCAAGGGTGGAGTATGTTCCTGCAAGGAGTACTGGTGA
- the LOC104426540 gene encoding phytochrome A, which translates to MSSSRPSQSSSNSARSRHSSRIIAQTTVDAKLHADFEESGSSFDYSSSVRVTGTPSGDQQPRSDKVTTAYLHQIQKGKTIQPFGCLIALDEKTFKVIAYSENAPEMLTMVSHAVPSVGDQPVLRIGTDVRTIFTAPSASALHKVFGFADVSLLNPILVHCKTSGKPFYGIVHRVTGSIIIDFEPVKPYEVPMTAAGALQSYKLAAKAIARLQSLPSGSIERLCDTMVQEVFELTGYDRAMAYKFHDDDHGEVVSEITKPGLEPYLGLHYPATDIPQAARFLFMKNKVRLIVDCRAKHVNVLQDENLPFDLTLCGSTLRAPHTCHMQYMENMDSIASLVMAIVINEDNEEGDGPNSVQPQKRKRLWGLVVCHNTTPRFVPFPLRYACEFLAQVFAIHVSKELELENQMIEKNILRTQTLLCDMLMRDAPLGIVSQTPNVMDLVKCDGAALLYKSKTYKLGVTPNDAQLHGIASWLSEYHMDSTGLSTDSLYDAGFPGALAVGDIVCGMAAVRISAKDVIFWFRSPTASEIRWGGAKHDPDEKDDGRKMHPRSSFKAFLEVVKTRSLPWKDFEMDAIHSLQLILRNAFKENEAIDMNTSTIHTRLNDLKIEGIQELEAVTSEMVRLIETATVPILAVNADGLVNGWNTKIAELTGLSVEKALGKHFLTLVEDSSVDIVKKMLHMALHGKEEKNIQFEIKTHDSRADSGPISLIANACASRDIQENVVGVCFVAQDITGQKMVMDKFTRIEGDYKAIVQNPNPLIPPIFGTDEFGWCSEWNPAMAKLTGWKREEIIDKMLLGEVFGMHMACCRLKNQEAFVNLGVVLNGAMTGKELEKVQFGFFARGGKFVDCLLCVSKKLDGEGSVTGIFCFLQLASPELQQALHLQRLTEQTALKRLKQLAYMKRQIRNPLSGIIFSRKLLEETELGLEQKLLLHTSAQCQSQLGKILDDSDLDSITDGYMELEMVEFTLHKVLVASMSQVMIKSNGKGVRIVNDVTEEAMTETLYGDALRLQQVLADFLSVSINYTPTGSQLVIAAHLTKDHLGESVQLAHLELRLTYAGGGISEALLNQMFENDGEISEEGISLLISRKLVKLMNGDVQYLREAGKSTFIISVELAVANKSGSSLKGKN; encoded by the exons ATGTCTTCTTCAAGACCCAGCCAGTCATCCAGCAACTCAGCAAGGTCGAGGCATAGCTCGAGGATAATAGCTCAAACCACTGTAGATGCTAAGCTGCATGCTGATTTTGAGGAGTCTGGTAGTTCCTTTGACTATTCAAGCTCAGTACGAGTGACTGGCACCCCGAGTGGAGATCAGCAACCAAGATCTGACAAAGTAACAACGGCTTACCTCCACCAGATACAGAAAGGGAAGACTATCCAGCCATTTGGTTGCCTTATTGCATTGGACGAGAAAACTTTCAAGGTCATTGCATACAGTGAGAATGCACCTGAAATGCTGACCATGGTTAGCCACGCAGTTCCAAGCGTTGGGGACCAGCCAGTCCTCAGGATCGGGACTGACGTAAGGACCATATTTACTGCACCAAGCGCATCTGCTCTTCATAAGGTCTTTGGATTTGCGGATGTTTCTCTGTTGAATCCCATCTTAGTCCATTGTAAAACTTCTGGAAAGCCCTTCTATGGAATTGTCCATAGAGTGACCGGAAGCATAATCATCGATTTCGAACCTGTGAAGCCTTATGAAGTCCCTATGACAGCTGCTGGAGCTTTGCAGTCATATAAGCTTGCGGCTAAAGCCATTGCGCGCTTGCAGTCTTTGCCCAGTGGGAGTATAGAGAGGCTTTGTGACACAATGGTTCAGGAAGTCTTTGAACTAACGGGTTATGACAGGGCTATGGCATATAAGTTCCATGATGATGACCACGGTGAAGTAGTCTCAGAGATAACAAAGCCAGGCCTGGAGCCATACCTGGGTCTGCATTATCCTGCCACGGATATTCCTCAAGCCGCACGGTTTCTGTTCATGAAGAATAAGGTCCGCTTGATTGTTGATTGCCGGGCAAAACACGTGAACGTGCTTCAGGATGAGAATCTGCCCTTTGATCTCACCTTGTGTGGTTCAACCCTGAGGGCCCCACACACTTGTCATATGCAGTACATGGAAAACATGGACTCTATCGCTTCTCTGGTTATGGCGATTGTCATCAATGAGGATAATGAAGAAGGCGACGGCCCCAACTCTGTGCAgcctcaaaaaagaaagagactttGGGGTCTAGTAGTTTGCCATAACACGACTCCAAGGTTTGTTCCGTTCCCTCTTCGGTATGCCTGTGAGTTTCTTGCCCAGGTGTTTGCCATCCATGTCAGCAAGGAGCTTGAGTTAGAAAATCAAATGATTGAGAAAAATATCTTGCGTACGCAGACGCTCTTGTGCGATATGCTGATGCGTGATGCACCTCTAGGCATTGTGTCTCAGACCCCAAATGTGATGGACCTTGTTAAATGTGATGGTGCTGCCCTTCTGTATAAAAGCAAGACATATAAGCTGGGAGTAACTCCGAATGATGCACAATTGCATGGCATTGCATCGTGGTTGTCCGAGTACCATATGGATTCCACGGGATTGAGTACAGATAGCTTGTATGATGCGGGATTCCCGGGGGCTCTTGCTGTTGGTGACATTGTTTGTGGGATGGCTGCTGTGAGAATAAGTGCAAAGGATGTGATTTTCTGGTTCCGCTCACCAACTGCCTCGGAAATTCGTTGGGGTGGAGCGAAACATGATCCTGATGAGAAGGATGATGGTAGGAAAATGCATCCAAGGTCATCCTTCAAGGCTTTTCTTGAAGTTGTCAAGACAAGGAGTTTACCTTGGAAAGACTTTGAAATGGATGCAATCCACTCGCTGCAGCTTATCTTGAGGAATGccttcaaagaaaatgaagcaattGACATGAACACCTCAACCATCCATACGAGGCTTAATGACCTTAAAATTGAGGGGATTCAAGAATTGGAAGCAGTGACGAGTGAGATGGTCCGTCTGATTGAAACAGCCACGGTACCGATCCTGGCTGTCAATGCTGATGGGCTGGTTAATGGTTGGAATACAAAAATTGCTGAGCTAACTGGTCTGTCTGTTGAGAAGGCATTAGGGAAGCATTTCCTCACACTGGTGGAGGATTCTTCTGTCGATATAGTGAAGAAAATGTTACATATGGCATTACATG gcaaggaagagaagaatatcCAGTTTGAGATTAAAACACATGATTCTAGAGCTGACTCTGGCCCAATCAGCTTAATTGCGAATGCCTGTGCTAGCAGGGACATTCAAGAAAATGTTGTGGGTGTGTGTTTCGTCGCTCAGGACATTACTGGTCAGAAAATGGTCATGGACAAGTTCACTAGAATTGAGGGTGACTACAAAGCAATTGTGCAAAATCCGAACCCCTTGATACCCCCGATTTTTGGAACAGATGAATTTGGCTGGTGCTCCGAGTGGAATCCAGCTATGGCAAAACTCACTGGGTGGAAACGGGAAGAAATAATAGATAAAATGCTACTTGGGGAGGTTTTTGGGATGCACATGGCATGCTGTCGTCTCAAGAATCAAGAAGCTTTTGTTAATCTTGGAGTAGTGCTTAATGGTGCTATGACTGGCAAAGAGCTGGAGAAAGTTCAGTTTGGTTTCTTTGCTCGGGGTGGGAAGTTTGTGGACTGCCTACTATGCGTGAGTAAGAAACTTGACGGAGAGGgttcggtgaccggaattttttGCTTCTTGCAGCTCGCAAGCCCAGAGCTGCAGCAGGCACTTCATCTCCAACGGCTAACTGAACAAACTGCCTTGAAAAGGTTAAAACAATTAGCTTACATGAAAAGGCAGATTCGAAACCCTCTATCCGGGATAATATTTTCTCGCAAATTGCTGGAGGAAACTGAGTTAGGACTTGAACAGAAGCTGTTGCTACATACCAGTGCTCAATGCCAAAGCCAGCTGGGCAAGATCCTTGATGACTCAGATCTGGATAGCATCACTGACGG ATACATGGAGTTAGAAATGGTCGAGTTTACTCTCCATAAAGTCTTGGTGGCTTCCATGAGTCAAGTCATGATAAAAAGCAATGGAAAGGGTGTACGAATTGTCAATGATGTGACGGAAGAAGCCATGACCGAAACTTTGTACGGGGATGCTCTCAGGCTTCAACAGGTCTTAGCAGATTTCTTGTCGGTATCAATTAACTACACCCCAACAGGAAGCCAACTCGTTATTGCAGCTCATTTGACCAAAGATCACTTAGGAGAATCTGTTCAACTTGCACACCTGGAACTAAG ATTGACCTATGCTGGTGGTGGGATATCGGAAGCGTTGTTGAACCAGATGTTTGAAAATGATGGAGAGATATCTGAGGAAGGCATCAGCCTGCTTATCAGCAGAAAGTTGGTGAAGCTAATGAATGGAGATGTGCAGTACCTGAGGGAAGCTGGAAAATCCACCTTCATCATATCTGTTGAACTCGCTGTAGCTAATAAGTCTGGGTCTagtttgaagggaaaaaattaa